The window AGCGATGCCGCTCTGCGCCGCGATCAGCACGCCCAGCCACAGGCGGAGGGTCACCGCGGCGTAGGTCATGGCGAACGTCCGGATCGCCCAGCGCCGGTGCGCGCGGATGTCCCGCCGGACGCCCGCCCGTGCCGCCGCCACGGCGAACACCACCCACAGCACGGCCAGGAGGCCGAAGCCGGCCGTGCCGACGCCGCCCGCGAGGCTGACCGGCGCCAGCACCGCGCCCGCGGTGCCCGCGACGCAGATGGCCGCGATCGTGATCCGTCCGACGACCCGGTGTAGCCCGGCCGCGCGGGCGCGCACCCTGGCCGAGAGCTGGATGGGTGACAGGAGCAGGGCCGTCCCGCCGAACACGACGTGCAGGTAGAACGCGGTCCGCAGCGGCAGCGAACGGTCGACGTAGTTGGCGGCCAGCCGGCTCTGGTCATCGGCCAGACTGCTCAGCGACGAGGTCAGGTACGGCAGCGGGGCGAACATCGCGATGGCCACCGCGCTGAGCGCGAACCACCAGAATGCCGCAGTGCGGGTGCGGCTCGGCGCGGCGGGCCGGTCGATCGTTGACATGGCGCCAACACTGGATCTCCCGCCCGATCCGGATCGACCCCCAGGCGGGTGGATTCCGGCTGCCCGCCCGGGGATGCCGCATCACCCGCACGGGTGACCCGAGGCTGCCCTGACCGGGGGTCGCGCGGGCGGACCGACGACCGTCACCATGACCTATGTCATCCACAGCCGTGGCCGGCCCGGCCGCCCGCCGCTCGACCCGAAAGGTGCGCGGGGACCGCCATGTTCGGGCGGCGTTCGTCACCTTGACGAGCCGCCCCGCGCGCTCCGACGTCTGGTTGGCCGTGGGCTTGGCGGCCGTGACCGTCACCGCGACGGTGCTCTCGCCGGGTGACCCGCCACACCGCCCCGCCGGCCTGCTCGGCGCGGCTCTCGTCGCTTGCGCGGCGTGGTCATTGGTATGGCGGCACTCAGCACCCCTCGCCGCGAGCGCGGTGACGTCGGTGGCCGTGGTGGTCAACTCCGCGGCCGGCTTCGCCACGGGCGCCGTGCAGTGGCCGGCCTGGCTGGCGCTGTTCGGCGTCTTCGCCGCCGGCGGGCTCGTGCCGCGTCTCGCGGGATCGGCACTGGCCGCGGCCGCGGTGGGCGGCTATGCGCTGTTCGACCGTGACGTACCGACGGCTGGAACGTTCAGCGGCATCGCGATGTGCTTCCTGATCTCAGTGATCGCTGGCGATGCCGCTCGGGCTCGCCGTGCCTACGCAACAGAACAGCGGGCCCGGCTGCTGGGTGAAGCGAGGGAACGGGAGCTGGCCGTGGAACAGGCGCAGTTCGACGAGCGTGCCCGCCTCGCGGGCGAGTTGCACGACGCGCTCGGGCACGCGGTCAACGTCGTGGTGCTGCAGGCGGGTGTCGCCCGCCGGGTCTTCGCCGACAATCCCGGTTTTGCGCGCCAGGCCCTCGCCGACATCGAGAACGTCGGCCGCGAGGCGCTGGGTGAACTGGATATGCTGCTGCGGCTGCTGCACCCGCGGGACGAAAAGCGGATGAGCGCGCACGGCGACGGTGGGGGCCTGGGCGTCGAGCTGGCCGGCCTCGTCGACCGGATCCGGGCGCTCGGCAGAGTGGTGGAGCTGGAGCTGGAGCCGATCGACCCCGCCCTGTCCGCCGATGTCGCCCGCACCGTCTACCGCGTGGTGCGGGAGGCGTTGACAAATGCCGTGCGCCACAGCAGCACCGGGCGCATCGAGGTACGAATGCGGGCCGACCCCGGCCGCGTCACGGTCGAAGTGTTCAATGAAGGTGACGGGTTCGCCGGCCCGGTGCTGGGCCGGGGTCTAGCCGGAATGCGGGAACGGGTACGGATCGAGGGCGGGTCCTTCGAGGCCGGCCCGGTCGAGGGCGGGTTCCGGGTCTTCGTCACGCTTCCGCTCCGCGCCGACGATGCCATCTCATGATCAATGTGCTACTGGCCGACGACGACGTTCTTGTGCGTAGTGGACTTCGCGCGCTTCTCGACGCGGAGCCCGGGATCAGGGTGGTGGGCGAAGCGGCGACCGGTGAGGACGCGGTGCGTCTGGCCCGCCGCGAGTGCCCCGACGTCGTCCTGATGGACGTGCGGATGCCGCGGCGGGACGGGGTCTGGGCAACCCGCCAGATCGCCAGCTGGCCCCTTCCTCGGCCGAGAATCCTCGTTCTGACCACGTTCGACCTCGACGAGATCGTCGAGGATGCGTTGACGGCCGGCGCGGACGGCTTCCTCCTCAAGCGGGCCACCCCGGACCAGTTGGTGGACGGGGTGCGGACGGTAGCCGCGGGCGACGCTCTGGTCGCGCCAGCGGTCACCCGCCGCCTGCTGGAGAAGTTCGCTCGCCGCCGCCCACCGGACCGGGAGCGACTGATACAGGCCGACCAGCTCACCGAACGCGAGAAGCAGGTGCTGCTCACACTGGCCGACGGACTGTCGAACCAGGAGATCGCCGAACGGCTGAACCTCTCCGTGGAGACGGTACGGACCCATCTCAAGCGGATTCTCGGCAAGCTCGGGGTCAGGGACCGCACCCAGGCGGTGGTATGGGCATACCGGACCGGCTTTGTCGACGCGGTATCTCACGACTAATTCGCGCCCGAGTAGATCGCGACGGGCGGGACATCGATGTCGACGACGCCATCGTCGGCGTCGAGAACGCAACACCGCCTGCCCAACAGCCTCGCCGACCCCACCCGTACACCCTGTGCGCCCGACGTGGCGTCGACGAAAACGTCTGGCCATCGCTGACATATGTCATGGGTGAACCCGGGTGCGGCTCATTGAATCTGGTGACGACGTCACCGTTCGTGATGCCGATGTTGCCGGATGCTAAATGCTGTGGACGAAGACACCAATGTCATCACCGTCACGGAGCTCTGGCGCCGCTATGGCCCGGTGGGAAGGCGCGGCTACGACGCGGTCCAGGGGGTGGAGTTCTCGGTACGTCGAGGCGAGCTGTTCGCGTTGCTCGGGACCAACGGCGCCGGCAAGACCTCCACCCTGGAGGTGCTCGAGGGTCTGGCCAGGCCGAGTGCCGGCACCGTCAGGGTGCTCGGGTGTGACCCGTTCCGGGACCGGCGCCTGGTACGCCCCAGAATCGGGATCATGCTCCAGGCCGGGGCGTTTCCCGCCGATCTGACGGTCACGGAGGCAGCCTGGGCGTGGGCCGGCACGCTGACGTCGCCGCGCCCGGTCGCCGAGGCGCTCGACATCGCCGGTGTGCGCGACCGGGCGACGGTCCGCATCCGGCAGCTGTCCGGAGGTGAGCGGCGCCGGCTCGACCTCGCCATGGCCATCCTCGGCCGGCCCGAGGTGCTGTTCCTCGACGAGCCGACAACCGGTCTGGACCCGGAGAGTCGCCGTGCGACCTGGGACGGGATCGGGAAGTTGCTCGCGGCGGGAACCACCGTGGTGCTCACCACCCATTACCTCGAGGAGGCCGAAGTGCTGGCGAACCATTTGGCAATCATGCATCGGGGCCGCCTCGTGCGGACCGGCACGCCGGCTGAGGTGGTCGCGTCGCAACCCGCCCGCATCTCGTTCGAACTGGACGCCGAACTCCCCGTCGAGCTACCGGAACTGCCCGGCACGCGGCTGCACCTGGCCGAGGCGTGGCTCGGCCGCCGGAAAGGCAAGGGCAAGGGAGGCAGCGGGAGCGGCGGAGGTGACGGCGGCGGCAGTGACAGCGGCGGAGGTGACGGCGGCGGTGACGGCGGCGGGGGTGGGGGCGGCTGCGCGGTCCTGCTGACCACCGCGGACCTCCAGCAGACGCTCGCGGTGCTTCTGGCTTGGGGGGACCGGCACGGGATACGCCTGCACAACCTCAACGCCCGGTCCGCGTCGCTGGAGGAGGCCTTTCTCGCCGTGGCCCAGGCCGAGGAGACCCTCGCCGGCGAGTTCGAACGCCCTGGGCGAGCAGTGCGGTCAGCCCAGGCGGCGCGGGCAACGCGGATGCGGCAACCGGACAGGATGTCGGTGTGAGCCGCGAAACCGGGCTGGCGCGCCTGCTGCCAGGAGTGGTCGGCGCCGGCGCGGCGCGTCGGATCAGGTCTCTGGGGCGGGCCGAAGCAGTGCTGCTCCGGCGGAACGTCGTGGCGCTGCTCATCGCTCTCGGAACCCCGGTGAGCCTGCTGCCGCTGGCCATGTCGGCCTCGGACCCGGACCGCCGGTTCGCCGGGCTCGGCGCGGCCGCGATCACCGCGCTGACGGCGATCGTGCTCCTGGCTGCCGTGTACTACAACCTCGTCACCACGCTGGTTGCTCGGCGTGAGGCCCTGGTGCTCAAGCGGCTGCGGGCCGGTGAGGCCAGTGACCTCGAAATCCTGGCCGGGACGGCGGCGCCGGCCATCGTGGTGGCCTGGGCGCAGATCGTGGTGGCCGCCGTGGCCACGGCGGCGCTGTTCGACCTGGCCGCGCCGGTGAACCCGCTGCTCGTGGTGGCCGCCGTCGGACTCGGCACGGTCGTGTTCGTGCTGCTGGCCGCGCTCAGCACCGCGGTGACCCCCAGTGTCGAGCTGGCACAGGTGACGACCATGCCGGTGCTGCTGGTGCCGCTGGCTCTGTGCGGGCTGTTCATCCCCCTGGACGACCTGGCCGCGCCGTGGCAGTCCGTCGCCCGGGTGCTGCCACTCACCCCGGTGGTCGACCTGATGCGACTTGGCCTGACCGGAACCGCCACCGACGGGCGCATCGTCGACTTCGCCGGGTCGTTCGGCGCGGCAGCGGTGCCGACCCTGGTACTGGTGTCGTGGGCGGGCGCGGCTGGCTGGGCGGCGCGGCAGTGGTTCCGGTGGGAACCGCGCCAGTGACCAACCGCCGGGCCGGGACGCGGGAAGATCGCGCTCGACCGTCCGAGGCGTGGTGGTCGTGACAGTGTGGACCGCATGACCAGGTGGTGGCGGTGGTGGCGCGCGCGGAGCAGCGCCGAGCGCATGGACGCCATGGTCCGGTGGCCGCTCTATCTGTTCTCCGCCGCCGAGCCGGGGCTGGCGCTGCTCGCGGTCAACTCCCGGGCGGGGGCCTGGGGATCGCTGGCCGCCGGTTTCCTGGTGGTGTCCGCGCTGCATGCCGTGGCCTGTGTCGTGCTGCTGCGCGCCGGGCTCGCGGCCTACCTGGGCGGACCGCGGCCGCCGGCTCGGCTGGTTGCCGGGGCCGCGGCGGGCGCCATCGCGGTGGTCGCGGTGGGCGCCGCCGTCCCCGGGTTCGCCGCCGATCCCGGCGACGGCGTCCCGGTCACGCTCACCGTGGCGATGATCGCCGGTGGCATGCTGACCGTGGCGGTCGCGCCGCTGCTGCGGACACCGGCGCTGCTCGGCTGCGTGTCGCTGGGCGCCGTCGTCGCCGGGGGGCTGGTCGCGGTCGTGGGGGCCGGAACGACGGGGCCCGGGAACGCGTCGGGCACGACGGCGTTCGAGGCGGCCGTGATTTACGCGTACACGGTCGTGTTCGTGGCGCTCACCTACCGGGTCTCGACCTGGATGCTCGGTGTGGTGTGGGAGATCGACCGGTCGCGGGCGGTCCACGCCAGCCTGGCCGTAGCGGAGGAACGGCTGCGGTTCGCCCGAGACCTGCATGACGTCCTCGGTCATAACCTGTCGCTGATAGCGGTCCAGAGCGAACTCGCCGCGCGCCTGGCCACCCGCGGCGACGCCGGAGTCGTGAAACGGATGCTGGAGGTCCGTCAGGTGGCCCACGATTCGCTGCGTGAGATGCGCGCGGTGGTCGACGGTTACCGCCGGGCCGACCTCGGCGCGGAGCTCGCGGGCGCGCGGTCGCTGTTGCGTGCGGCTGGCGTGGCCTGCCGGGTCACCGGCGAGGTCAGCCGGGACGGCCGTGATCAGGCCCTGCCCGCCTCCGCGCAGGCCACGCTCGGATGGGTCGTCCGGGAGGCGACCACCAACGTGATCCATCACAGCGAGGCCACCACCTGCACCATCGACCTCGAGGTGCGCGGCGGCCCCGGTCGCGCGCGTACCGCGGTGCTGCGGATAGCCAACGACGGCGTTCCGGCAGTCCCGGCGGGCACCACCAGGCTGGGCGGCTCGGCCCCCGCCCCTGGGGCGGGCAGCGGCCTCGCCGGCCTCGAGGAGCGGCTCGCCGGCTTGGGCGGCGTTCTCACCGCGGCCCGGGAGCCGGGCGGCTACTTCGTCCTGGAGGCGCGGCTCCCGGTCCCCATCGACGCCGCGGAAGGCACGTCCCTGGTCGGGACATCGCCGCCCGCGTCGCCCGCGTCGCCCGGGGCTACCGTGGCGGAGGCGGGCCGGTGATCAAGGTGCTGCTCGCCGATGACGAGAACCTCATCCGCGGTGCGCTGGCGGTGCTGCTGTCCATGGAAGACGACATCACGGTGGTCGCGCAGGCGGCATCCGGGCCGGAGGCG of the Pseudofrankia saprophytica genome contains:
- a CDS encoding sensor histidine kinase; protein product: MSSTAVAGPAARRSTRKVRGDRHVRAAFVTLTSRPARSDVWLAVGLAAVTVTATVLSPGDPPHRPAGLLGAALVACAAWSLVWRHSAPLAASAVTSVAVVVNSAAGFATGAVQWPAWLALFGVFAAGGLVPRLAGSALAAAAVGGYALFDRDVPTAGTFSGIAMCFLISVIAGDAARARRAYATEQRARLLGEARERELAVEQAQFDERARLAGELHDALGHAVNVVVLQAGVARRVFADNPGFARQALADIENVGREALGELDMLLRLLHPRDEKRMSAHGDGGGLGVELAGLVDRIRALGRVVELELEPIDPALSADVARTVYRVVREALTNAVRHSSTGRIEVRMRADPGRVTVEVFNEGDGFAGPVLGRGLAGMRERVRIEGGSFEAGPVEGGFRVFVTLPLRADDAIS
- a CDS encoding ABC transporter permease codes for the protein MSRETGLARLLPGVVGAGAARRIRSLGRAEAVLLRRNVVALLIALGTPVSLLPLAMSASDPDRRFAGLGAAAITALTAIVLLAAVYYNLVTTLVARREALVLKRLRAGEASDLEILAGTAAPAIVVAWAQIVVAAVATAALFDLAAPVNPLLVVAAVGLGTVVFVLLAALSTAVTPSVELAQVTTMPVLLVPLALCGLFIPLDDLAAPWQSVARVLPLTPVVDLMRLGLTGTATDGRIVDFAGSFGAAAVPTLVLVSWAGAAGWAARQWFRWEPRQ
- a CDS encoding response regulator, encoding MINVLLADDDVLVRSGLRALLDAEPGIRVVGEAATGEDAVRLARRECPDVVLMDVRMPRRDGVWATRQIASWPLPRPRILVLTTFDLDEIVEDALTAGADGFLLKRATPDQLVDGVRTVAAGDALVAPAVTRRLLEKFARRRPPDRERLIQADQLTEREKQVLLTLADGLSNQEIAERLNLSVETVRTHLKRILGKLGVRDRTQAVVWAYRTGFVDAVSHD
- a CDS encoding sensor histidine kinase, whose product is MDAMVRWPLYLFSAAEPGLALLAVNSRAGAWGSLAAGFLVVSALHAVACVVLLRAGLAAYLGGPRPPARLVAGAAAGAIAVVAVGAAVPGFAADPGDGVPVTLTVAMIAGGMLTVAVAPLLRTPALLGCVSLGAVVAGGLVAVVGAGTTGPGNASGTTAFEAAVIYAYTVVFVALTYRVSTWMLGVVWEIDRSRAVHASLAVAEERLRFARDLHDVLGHNLSLIAVQSELAARLATRGDAGVVKRMLEVRQVAHDSLREMRAVVDGYRRADLGAELAGARSLLRAAGVACRVTGEVSRDGRDQALPASAQATLGWVVREATTNVIHHSEATTCTIDLEVRGGPGRARTAVLRIANDGVPAVPAGTTRLGGSAPAPGAGSGLAGLEERLAGLGGVLTAAREPGGYFVLEARLPVPIDAAEGTSLVGTSPPASPASPGATVAEAGR
- a CDS encoding ABC transporter ATP-binding protein, with amino-acid sequence MLNAVDEDTNVITVTELWRRYGPVGRRGYDAVQGVEFSVRRGELFALLGTNGAGKTSTLEVLEGLARPSAGTVRVLGCDPFRDRRLVRPRIGIMLQAGAFPADLTVTEAAWAWAGTLTSPRPVAEALDIAGVRDRATVRIRQLSGGERRRLDLAMAILGRPEVLFLDEPTTGLDPESRRATWDGIGKLLAAGTTVVLTTHYLEEAEVLANHLAIMHRGRLVRTGTPAEVVASQPARISFELDAELPVELPELPGTRLHLAEAWLGRRKGKGKGGSGSGGGDGGGSDSGGGDGGGDGGGGGGGCAVLLTTADLQQTLAVLLAWGDRHGIRLHNLNARSASLEEAFLAVAQAEETLAGEFERPGRAVRSAQAARATRMRQPDRMSV
- a CDS encoding DUF2306 domain-containing protein; the protein is MSTIDRPAAPSRTRTAAFWWFALSAVAIAMFAPLPYLTSSLSSLADDQSRLAANYVDRSLPLRTAFYLHVVFGGTALLLSPIQLSARVRARAAGLHRVVGRITIAAICVAGTAGAVLAPVSLAGGVGTAGFGLLAVLWVVFAVAAARAGVRRDIRAHRRWAIRTFAMTYAAVTLRLWLGVLIAAQSGIAGTESDLAFDRAYQVVPFLCWVPNLIVAHWVINKYAGPATPRSVAGP